One window of the Saccopteryx bilineata isolate mSacBil1 chromosome 2, mSacBil1_pri_phased_curated, whole genome shotgun sequence genome contains the following:
- the PHOSPHO1 gene encoding phosphoethanolamine/phosphocholine phosphatase isoform X2, whose product MNGCFPVAGLRCLSRDGGMAVQGAPRFLLTFDFDETIVDENSDDSIVRAAPGQRLPESLRATYREGFYNEYMQRVFKYLGEQGVRPRDLRTVYEAIPLSPGMGDLLQFVAKQGACFEVILISDANTFGVESALRAAGHLGLFRRILSNPSGPDARGLLTLRPFHTHSCPRCPANMCKHKVLSDYLRERAQDGVHFERLFYVGDGANDFCPMGLLASGDVAFPRRGYPMHRLIQEAQKAESSSFRANVVPWETAADVQLHLQQVLKTC is encoded by the exons atgaacggGTGTTTTCCAGTTGCTGGCCTCCGATGCCTATCTAGG GACGGCGGGATGGCCGTGCAGGGCGCGCCGCGCTTCCTCCTGACCTTCGACTTTGACGAGACTATCGTGGACGAAAACAGCGACGACTCGATCGTGCGCGCCGCGCCGGGCCAGCGGCTGCCGGAGAGCCTGCGGGCCACCTACCGCGAGGGCTTCTACAACGAGTACATGCAGCGGGTCTTCAAGTACCTGGGCGAGCAGGGCGTGCGGCCGCGGGACCTGCGCACCGTCTACGAGGCCATCCCCCTGTCGCCCGGCATGGGCGACCTGCTGCAGTTTGTGGCCAAGCAGGGCGCCTGCTTCGAAGTGATTCTCATCTCGGATGCCAACACGTTCGGCGTGGAGAGCGCGCTGCGCGCGGCCGGCCACCTCGGCCTGTTCCGCCGCATCCTCAGCAACCCGTCGGGGCCCGATGCTCGGGGGCTGCTGACGCTGCGGCCCTTCCACACGCACAGCTGCCCGCGCTGCCCGGCCAACATGTGCAAGCACAAGGTGCTCAGCGACTACCTGCGCGAGCGGGCCCAGGACGGCGTGCACTTCGAGCGCCTCTTCTATGTGGGCGACGGCGCCAACGACTTCTGCCCCATGGGGCTGCTGGCCAGCGGCGACGTGGCCTTCCCGCGCCGCGGCTACCCCATGCACCGCCTTATCCAGGAGGCGCAGAAGGCCGAGTCCAGCTCCTTCCGCGCCAACGTGGTGCCCTGGGAGACCGCCGCCGACGTGCAGCTCCATCTGCAGCAGGTGCTGAAGACGTGCTGA
- the PHOSPHO1 gene encoding phosphoethanolamine/phosphocholine phosphatase isoform X1, protein MCQRLWPRPANQPLPGRRPPRPLSFAPSSSSCSSLPRSQDGGMAVQGAPRFLLTFDFDETIVDENSDDSIVRAAPGQRLPESLRATYREGFYNEYMQRVFKYLGEQGVRPRDLRTVYEAIPLSPGMGDLLQFVAKQGACFEVILISDANTFGVESALRAAGHLGLFRRILSNPSGPDARGLLTLRPFHTHSCPRCPANMCKHKVLSDYLRERAQDGVHFERLFYVGDGANDFCPMGLLASGDVAFPRRGYPMHRLIQEAQKAESSSFRANVVPWETAADVQLHLQQVLKTC, encoded by the coding sequence ATGTGCCAGCGCCTCTGGCCGAGGCCCGCTAACCAGCCTCTCCCGGGTCGGCGCCCGCCGCGCCCGCTCTCGtttgctccctcctcctcctcctgctcttctcTCCCCCGTTCCCAGGACGGCGGGATGGCCGTGCAGGGCGCGCCGCGCTTCCTCCTGACCTTCGACTTTGACGAGACTATCGTGGACGAAAACAGCGACGACTCGATCGTGCGCGCCGCGCCGGGCCAGCGGCTGCCGGAGAGCCTGCGGGCCACCTACCGCGAGGGCTTCTACAACGAGTACATGCAGCGGGTCTTCAAGTACCTGGGCGAGCAGGGCGTGCGGCCGCGGGACCTGCGCACCGTCTACGAGGCCATCCCCCTGTCGCCCGGCATGGGCGACCTGCTGCAGTTTGTGGCCAAGCAGGGCGCCTGCTTCGAAGTGATTCTCATCTCGGATGCCAACACGTTCGGCGTGGAGAGCGCGCTGCGCGCGGCCGGCCACCTCGGCCTGTTCCGCCGCATCCTCAGCAACCCGTCGGGGCCCGATGCTCGGGGGCTGCTGACGCTGCGGCCCTTCCACACGCACAGCTGCCCGCGCTGCCCGGCCAACATGTGCAAGCACAAGGTGCTCAGCGACTACCTGCGCGAGCGGGCCCAGGACGGCGTGCACTTCGAGCGCCTCTTCTATGTGGGCGACGGCGCCAACGACTTCTGCCCCATGGGGCTGCTGGCCAGCGGCGACGTGGCCTTCCCGCGCCGCGGCTACCCCATGCACCGCCTTATCCAGGAGGCGCAGAAGGCCGAGTCCAGCTCCTTCCGCGCCAACGTGGTGCCCTGGGAGACCGCCGCCGACGTGCAGCTCCATCTGCAGCAGGTGCTGAAGACGTGCTGA